DNA from Parageobacillus thermoglucosidasius:
TCAAGCGGCAGCGGAGGAAGAATATCGATCGCGTCTTGATCAAAAGCATCGACCCCGTCCGCAATATCTAAACGTGTTACAAACGCGTAGCGCACGCGGGGCCGAGTAATTGGCAAATGCAATGGAAGCACATACGAAAACGGCAATGCCTTTCTTTCGCCTGGCTGGATCGTAAATGAAGAAGAAACTGGAATGACGGCAACCGTGCGCCGGTATGCTTTCCCATCCGCTTGCACCATAAGCTGCAATTCCACCTCTAATTTGCGGATGTGCTGCTCCACCGTCCCTCCTTCAATGAGAAACTCTCCTTTCAATTGCTCGCCAACGCGGACACGCGGATGATGAAGCACAAGGTCTACTTTCGCGGCTCCAACTCCAAGTTTAGACAACAGCTTTTTCCACATTCGTTCATCTCTCCCCATGGAAATATCGTTTCTATGAATAGCTACGAATACAACGGCCGAAAAGATTCAACATAAATATCCTAAAGGTCATTGCCTTTAGGATGATAGTCTAAAAAAATATTTTCATGATGCCGAGGCAGATTAAAATCGTGCCTGGGATGACTGTTACCTTTCTTACTGCCTTTATCTTGGAGAGCAGATTTCCCGCTTTTAACCCTAAACCAATAAAAATGATATTTAATGTGCATACCAATAAGGCAAGCAGCAATGGCGGATACTTTAAAAACGAGGCACTGATCCCCGCGCCAAACGCATCCATCGACAGCGCAAACCCAATCAGCATCGCCTCTTTCATGCTAATGCTTCCTGAACTGTCCAAATCCCCCATCGCCGGGCATTTTAACACTTGAACAACGATGCCAAACCGTTTCAATTGAAACCTCCATGCTTTTATGCGGGGCGGAGGCGCCAGCGGTTCCATCTTTTCCTCCTTATCCGTTTCTTTTTTGACCACATTGTAAATCGCCCAAATGCCAAGCGCAATTAAAATGGCGGAAGCCAGCCACCGTTCCGCCTGCCCCGGCAAGAACAGCAGAAACACACTGCCGACACACATGGATAACAACAACATCGCGCCGGACATGCAGGCGATGACCAGCTTGGAGCGAAGCGGAAATTGAATTTTCCTGATTCCGTATGTCACCCCAACGCTTAAACTGTCCATACTGACGACAAAGGCTAACATGATCATCGATATATATTTCCACATTGTTCGTTCCTCCTGCGTTACTATATGCAATCATTCACGCAGAGGGAACTTTTTTGCACATTCGACATGCATCGATTTCCGGGGAAATATTTCCGCCTTTATC
Protein-coding regions in this window:
- the ytaF gene encoding sporulation membrane protein YtaF yields the protein MWKYISMIMLAFVVSMDSLSVGVTYGIRKIQFPLRSKLVIACMSGAMLLLSMCVGSVFLLFLPGQAERWLASAILIALGIWAIYNVVKKETDKEEKMEPLAPPPRIKAWRFQLKRFGIVVQVLKCPAMGDLDSSGSISMKEAMLIGFALSMDAFGAGISASFLKYPPLLLALLVCTLNIIFIGLGLKAGNLLSKIKAVRKVTVIPGTILICLGIMKIFF